The stretch of DNA ACTGAAAGAGGAACTGGTGGCGTCGAGGCCGGCGACGGCGGTTAGCTGCCGCCGTAGTTGGCGACGGCCTGTTCGGCGCGTTCGGTCATCTGCGTCGTGGCTTCGTCGACGGAGATGTCGCCGGCGTAGTACTGGGAGGCCGGACCGCTCATGACGGGCGTGCGGACGATTTCGGCCATCTCCGGGAAGGCGGGGAACTCGGGGCCGGCACGGCACTTGGGGTGCGAGGTCCGCGCGGATTCGACCATCAGATCGCGGATGCTCTCGCCGTGTTCGACTTCGCTCCAGAAATCCATGTCGTTCCACGGCTCCTCGTGTTCCGTGTAGATGGGCGTCGTGTTGCCGGGCGTCCCCGTCATGTACTCGTCGACGAAGATGTCCGGTTCGAGGTACGTCTGGAACCAGTCGATAGCGGTGTCCTTGTTCGTCGCGTCCTTGATCAGTTGGCCGCCGTCCCCGGACATGACGCTCGTGTTCATGTCGGGGTCGGCCTGGTCGTTGCTCGGTTTCGCCGGGTGGCCGTTCACGACGTACTCGACGATGTCCGGCGTCTGCTCGACGACGTTGATCGTCGTCCGACCCCAGTACAGACAGTGCGCGACGTTGTCGGTGGCGTAGTTGGTGTACGCTTCACCGTAGCTGAAGGATTCGACGCCCGGTGCCGCGTATTGGACGAGTTCGTTGTAATGTTCGAGGACGTCCCGCGTGACCTGCGAGTCGAACGCGACGTTCTTCTCGGGGTCGAGGGCGTTCCCGCCGGCGTTGCGCAGGCGCACCAGAAACATGTCGGACATGTAGGTGTTTCGCGCCGTGGAGAGCGAGGTGCCGTAGAGGCCGTTGTCGGCCTCGTGGGCCTGCTTGACGTACTGCAGTTCCTCGTTCCAGCTGGCCGGCTTGGAGCCCATGTCGACGTCTTCCATCACGTCCGTCCGGTACCACGACACCGGCGTCTGGTTGTTCGTCTGGACACAGTAGAACGAGCCGTCCTTGGCCTGATAGTGAGTCTCGGGAACGTCGTCGGCGACGTCGCCCGCGACTTCGGTGACCGGGTCCATCACCTTCTGCGGGTCGTCGGTGAACCCCTGGTCGTTCAGGATCAACGAGAGTTCGTTGTCGATGAAGAAGGCCATCTCCGGCCAGCTTCCGGTGTTGGCCGCCTGCACCAGCCGGGAGTAGATGTTCTCCCAGTTGGTGTAGCCCATCGAGATAGTCACGTCGGGGTTGTCCTGTTTGAACCGCTCGGTCGCCGTGTTGTACGAACGCTTCGACGCCGGCGACGTGTAGGTGGTGAGCAGGTTCACCGTGGTGCCGCCACCGCCGCCACCGCCGCCATCACCGCCATCACCGCCACCGCCACCGTCCCCGTCACCGCCGCCGTCGCCACCGTCGCCACCGCCGCCGCTACACCCGGCGAGCGCCGTCGCCCCGGCAGCAGCGGCGCCGGCGAGTACGCGTCGGCGTTGCATCTCCCACTTCGTCTCCTCGTCGGCAGTGCTATCACTTGCCATGCGTATCTGAACTGATTTATATCCATTGTTAATAAACATTTGGGAGCGTTCGGATCGGCTGTGCGGTGCTCGGTTCGGCGTGACCAAACCTAGTGGTGTGTTCGGCGCGTTAGTTCTCGGAAGATACGTTCCACGGCGCTTTCGACTCCCACGCGTACCGTGTTGGAATCGGAGTCCTGAGCGACGGGAGACCGCCTACGCCCACGGTGTGCCGTCGACGGGACGGTTTTCGCGGAGTCCGGGGGGGAACGCCTCGGTCGGTGCCCGTGCTCCCGTCC from Haloplanus salinus encodes:
- a CDS encoding ABC transporter substrate-binding protein; translation: MASDSTADEETKWEMQRRRVLAGAAAAGATALAGCSGGGGDGGDGGGDGDGGGGGDGGDGGGGGGGGTTVNLLTTYTSPASKRSYNTATERFKQDNPDVTISMGYTNWENIYSRLVQAANTGSWPEMAFFIDNELSLILNDQGFTDDPQKVMDPVTEVAGDVADDVPETHYQAKDGSFYCVQTNNQTPVSWYRTDVMEDVDMGSKPASWNEELQYVKQAHEADNGLYGTSLSTARNTYMSDMFLVRLRNAGGNALDPEKNVAFDSQVTRDVLEHYNELVQYAAPGVESFSYGEAYTNYATDNVAHCLYWGRTTINVVEQTPDIVEYVVNGHPAKPSNDQADPDMNTSVMSGDGGQLIKDATNKDTAIDWFQTYLEPDIFVDEYMTGTPGNTTPIYTEHEEPWNDMDFWSEVEHGESIRDLMVESARTSHPKCRAGPEFPAFPEMAEIVRTPVMSGPASQYYAGDISVDEATTQMTERAEQAVANYGGS